Part of the Schaalia odontolytica genome is shown below.
CTCGCCCGGGCAAGCAAACCTGGGGATTACCCCGGCCGACATCACGGGACCGGGGCGCCTGGGCCTCGTCTCCAAGTCGGGCACCCTGACTTACCAGCTGATGTACGAGCTGCGTGACTTTGGCTTCACGACGTGCCTGGGCATCGGCGGGGACCCGGTGGTCGGTACGACCCACATCGACGCGCTGGCTGCCTTCGAAGAGGACCCCGATACGGACCTCGTCATCATGATCGGCGAGATCGGCGGCGACGCCGAAGAACGTGCCGCCGAGTGGATCAGCCAGAACATGTCGAAGCCGGTCGTGGCCTACATCGCTGGATTCACCGCTCCCGAGGGGAAGACGATGGGGCACGCGGGAGCCATCGTGTCCGGATCCTCCGGTACCGCGTCCGCGAAGGCCGCGGCACTCGAGGCCGTGGGTGTTCGCGTGGGACGCACCCCCTCCCAGACTGCTCAGATCGCTCGCGAGCTCCTGTCGCGGTAACGACGCGACTATTCGGCCCGGGGTCGGCGTGCAGCGTCGCGACCCCGGGCCGATTCTGACACTATGGGGTAGTGAGCGAGCGCATGACGAATGAAGCCAGACCCCGGAGAACCACGACCACCTACGTGCCCGATCGGGCGACGGTTCGTGTCGCCGTCCCCCGCGGCTGGGCCCGCGGCGTCCTCGCAGGAGTCGAGGCAGCCTTCGCCGGGTGGGCGATCACCACGGTGCTCACCATGGTTGCCTACCTGTCGATCCGGTCGAACACGTGGATGAACGATACAACCCCGCGCGATGCGCTCGGCCTGGGGGGTGACCTGTGGTCGGCCGTTGTGGGCGGAACCGCCGTGGTCGGGGGCGTCTCCTACCGGGCGATACCGACCCTGGTGGGGGCCATGCTTGTTGTTCTCGTGCGGGTCCTGCTGCGCACGACCGCGGGATTCCCCCGCTCCTCGGCGCTGTTCGCCGCGCCCGGTTTCCTGCTCACCTCCTG
Proteins encoded:
- the sucD gene encoding succinate--CoA ligase subunit alpha; the encoded protein is MTIFVNSDTRVIVQGMTGAEGRKHTQRMLSAGTAVVGGTNPRKAGTTVTFDVVGYGPAAGRVADGQVEVPVYGTVAEAREATGANASVIFVPPAFAKAAALEAIDVGIETIVLITEGIPVQDSTIVVEHALAAGVRLIGPNCPGIISPGQANLGITPADITGPGRLGLVSKSGTLTYQLMYELRDFGFTTCLGIGGDPVVGTTHIDALAAFEEDPDTDLVIMIGEIGGDAEERAAEWISQNMSKPVVAYIAGFTAPEGKTMGHAGAIVSGSSGTASAKAAALEAVGVRVGRTPSQTAQIARELLSR